ACCTCCGACTACAACCGCACATTTTGGTTTTTCTCTGATCGCAAGTTAGTCGAGATCATGCTCAGTCTGCAAGTGGGTACGTATGACGAAGTCTTGATCGACCTGACGAAGAAAATTGGATTTATACCGATTGAAAGTAAACCAAGCTTTTCCAATGCCTATGGCGCAACATGGAACAATCGCGTTGCAATATGGCTATCATCTGAACTCGAGGCGAAACTCTTAGACAACCGAAATCCTGCAGATCCATCTGTTGATCTGACAGTCATGACACGAGCAGCGTATGACGATAGCGTGAAGCAGGAAGCAAATAAGCCTAGCCCTCTAGACTGACTTCACTCTGGCTGGTCACTTTAATCATTGGTGACCATGTTAAGAACTGTGTGGAACGGAAGGCGGTGCGCAAATCTGAAGTTCCGTGGCTAGTTCCTGGACGGTTATGTTCTGAAGCCATGCATGACGGTCGTCCGTATAATCACCAAAACCCGCGCGATAGACGCGAAGGAAACGGGCAAGTCCGTACACGCCCAGTTCGCGATGAAGAATGCCGAGGGCATGCTTTTCGAACTGTTCGTCGGTCATTTGTTCCGGAGCATCCATCGTCGCACCTTCTGAAAAGATGCTACGCACTAGCGGCGAGTTCTTCCGCTTCTGCCTGTGCGGCGTAAGCGTCGGGATCGATGCTGGTGACGAGAATTCGCTCCTGTTCGGGAAGGTATTGCAGGATGATGCGAACGTTCCCCGCGTGCGAGACGCGGAACTGATCCGTACTGGAGAAAGACAGCGGCGAGCTGTTTCCGTCCACATCTTCGCTCAGAGATTGCAGGGTAGCTAAGACGACTTCCTTCTGGCTGGGGGACAGCTTCTCAACGGATTCAACAAGGCTGGGGGCGATGTAGAGAGTGTTAGCCATTGATCTTCTTCCTTAGCTCATCGAGTTCGAGCACCTGATCCAAGTGACCGGAGTCGATCGCTTCCTGCATCTTGGTGGCGATCTTCTGATCCAACTCGATCGATCGCTTGCCTAGCTCGATGCGCTTCGTTCTGCCTAATGATAGCTCTTCTTCCTCTTTGGATTCGACGAAGATGAGCGCCAGTTGACCGCCGAGACAGATTACCAGAACCGTGGCGGGCACTCCCCACGGTTTTCCAGCGGCGTCAAAAAACCAGTGAACGGCCAGTCCTGACGCACCGCTTGCGATGGTGGCGAGGACGAGAGAGGCGATATTTTTTACCTGGAGAGCGACTCGAGCCATAGGTAAGTTTTCTTGATCGGATCAATTTAGCGGAGTTCTCGAAGAAAACAATGGGTTTATTGCAAAGAAAGCCGCCGAGCGTCCTGTTTAGGGAACGCTCGGCGGTTGGGGTGAAGCAGATTCCTCCGCTTCGCTACGGAATGACAAAGTGGCGCTGGAAAAGGTAGTGCTGCTTACTGCAGCAGCCCCTGTTCCGGTTCCGGTTTGGCTTCCTCAGGCGGAATGGTAACCGCCGCGGCTACCTTATCGTCCGTATCCAGGTTGAGCAGCTTTACTCCCTGGGTGGAGCGGCCCGCGGCGCGGATGGTGTTGGTGTCGATGCGGATGATCTTGCCGAACTGCGAGATGGCCATGAGTTCGGTAGTTTCGTCCACGAGCTGGATGCTGGAGACCTTGCCGGTTTTGGCGGAGGCCTTCATGTTGATGACGCCGGAGCCGCCTCGGTTGGTGAGGCGGTACTCTTCCACATCCGTCCGTTTGCCGTAGCCGTTCTCCGTGACGGAGAGGATGAGGCAGGGGCTGAGGCCGAGTTTGCCGTCGAGCTTGCAGAGCTTCTCTTCCACGACATCGAGGGCCTTGCGGGCGGCCTTGGCTTCTTCTTCGTTCTTGCTGTCGCGTGCCTTCTGGAGTTCGGCTTCCGCTGCGGCGATCTCTGCGCGGACGGCGGCGAGCTCCTTTTCCAGTTTGGTAGCCACGGCGAGCTCGTCGCGCTGGCCGTCGCGTTTTTCGCGCGAGTCGGTGACGGCTGCGCCGATGACGTAGTCGCCCTTCTTCAGCGTGATGCCCTTGTTTCCACCGGCGTTGCGGCCCATGGGACGCAGGCCTCCGGATTTTTCGGGGTCGTACTTCTCGGAGAAGCGGACGGCCATGCCTTCGCGCGTGGCCAGGAAGACGACATCTTCGCCGCTGGTGATGCGGACGGCGATGAGTTCGTCATCCTTGTCGATGTTGATGGCGATGATGCCGCGGGCCATGACGTTGGAGAAGTCCGGCAGCGGTGTCTTTTTGACGATGCCCTCGCGCGTGGCGAAGAAGATGTACTTGCTGGCATCTTCCAGGTTGCGCACGGGCAGGTAGGCGACGACCTTTTCGCCGGGCTGCAGTGCAAGGAGCGAGGCGATGTGCTTGCCCTTGCCTGCGGCCAGGACGTCCGGGATCTCGTAGATCTTGAGCCAGAAGACGCGGCCGGAGTTGGTGAAGCAGAGCAGGTAGGCGTGGGTGGAGTCGACGATGAGCTGCGCGACGAAGTCTTCTTCGCGCGTCTTCATGCCGATGCGCCCGGTGCCGCCGCGGCGCTGCTGCCGGTAGGTGGAGATCGGCGTCCGCTTGAGGTAGCCGGAGTGCGAGACGGTGACGGCCACCTGCTCGTCGGCAATGAGGTCTTCGAGGGTGAGCTCGGAGGATTCATCGATGATCTGCGTGCGGCGCACGTCGCCGTACTTCTCGCGAACCTCTTCCAGCTCCTTGATGATGACGCGGCGCAGCTTCTTGTCGGAGGCGAGGATCGATTCGTACTCCGCGATGTTTTCGCGCACCTGGCCGAGTTCCTTGAAGACCTCGTCCATGGAAAGCTGCGTGAGGCGATAGAGCTGCAGTTCCAGGATGGTGTCGATCTGGCGGTAGCTGAGGATCAGTGTTCCCACCGTGCCGCCGGGGCCGAGCGGCAGAAGGTCCGCCGAGATGCCGTACTTCGAAGCGTCCAGGGTCACACCGGCGAGCTCCGTTCCGCGCAGGGAGATGGTCTTGCCGGAGAAGTATTTGAAGAGGTTCTCGCGGGCGTCCGCACGGCTGCTGGAGTTACGGATGGTGCGGATGACGGCGTCGAGATGATCGAGCGCGATCTGGTAGCCGAGGAGGATGTGTTCGCGATCGCGCGCCTTGTTGAGAAGGAAGGCGGTGCGGCGGCGAACGACGTCCACGCGGTGGTCGATGAAGGCGCGGATGGCGTCCGGCAGGGGAAGCTCGACCGGGCGGCCGTTGTGCACGGCCAGGAAGATCATGCTGAAGCTCTCCTGCATGGAGGTGTGCTTGAAGAGCTGGTTGAGCACGATCTCAGGCTG
This genomic stretch from Terriglobus saanensis SP1PR4 harbors:
- a CDS encoding type II toxin-antitoxin system RelE family toxin; translated protein: MANTLYIAPSLVESVEKLSPSQKEVVLATLQSLSEDVDGNSSPLSFSSTDQFRVSHAGNVRIILQYLPEQERILVTSIDPDAYAAQAEAEELAASA
- the gyrA gene encoding DNA gyrase subunit A codes for the protein MADEKDPQLPLGGDGNNGENVPTGPGALHMISINIEDEMRRSYLDYSMSVIIGRALPDVRDGLKPVHRRILYAMQEMGLQANKKYTKCAKVVGHTMGNYHPHGDSAIYDAMVRLAQPFSMRYPLVDGQGNFGSVDGDPPAAMRYTEARLMKIAGEMIADIDMDTVDFTPNYDESSLEPTVLPARYPNLIVNGSSGIAVGMATNIPPHNLTEVINACITLVNNPSAGLAEVLEHVQGPDFPTAGFIYGKSGIANAYRTGRGKFLMRAKCSRENISGGREAIIVSEIPYQVNKNTLIKRIAELVTEKIIDDISDVRDESDRDGMRIVIELKRTAQPEIVLNQLFKHTSMQESFSMIFLAVHNGRPVELPLPDAIRAFIDHRVDVVRRRTAFLLNKARDREHILLGYQIALDHLDAVIRTIRNSSSRADARENLFKYFSGKTISLRGTELAGVTLDASKYGISADLLPLGPGGTVGTLILSYRQIDTILELQLYRLTQLSMDEVFKELGQVRENIAEYESILASDKKLRRVIIKELEEVREKYGDVRRTQIIDESSELTLEDLIADEQVAVTVSHSGYLKRTPISTYRQQRRGGTGRIGMKTREEDFVAQLIVDSTHAYLLCFTNSGRVFWLKIYEIPDVLAAGKGKHIASLLALQPGEKVVAYLPVRNLEDASKYIFFATREGIVKKTPLPDFSNVMARGIIAINIDKDDELIAVRITSGEDVVFLATREGMAVRFSEKYDPEKSGGLRPMGRNAGGNKGITLKKGDYVIGAAVTDSREKRDGQRDELAVATKLEKELAAVRAEIAAAEAELQKARDSKNEEEAKAARKALDVVEEKLCKLDGKLGLSPCLILSVTENGYGKRTDVEEYRLTNRGGSGVINMKASAKTGKVSSIQLVDETTELMAISQFGKIIRIDTNTIRAAGRSTQGVKLLNLDTDDKVAAAVTIPPEEAKPEPEQGLLQ